A window of Candidatus Bathyarchaeota archaeon contains these coding sequences:
- a CDS encoding homoserine dehydrogenase translates to MRIILVGYGVVGKGVTTILAQKYAEKVKDYGFNPKIVAIADLDGAVINPRGLSPEKLEAIKQKGYPISADKEFGHPGMKALDVIENVEAEVVVEVTPVNIQTAEPAISHITKAFKTGKHVVTTNKGPLALAMPALTELAEYNNVYLRFSGTVGGGTPMLEFAKRCLAGDHIKAIRGIFNGTTNYILSEMSQNRVTFQDALSNAQKLGYAEREPSMDIDGFDTACKVVILSNWIMGKKITLKDVDRTGIRDVTLDMLDEASKRGNTIKLIGSVDGDKPTVKPTEIAKTHPLCVSGVLNAVTFSTEYAGEQTLVGRGAGGIETAGAVLRDLLDIRHKLANRMLNSNSEQ, encoded by the coding sequence ATGAGGATTATCTTAGTTGGATACGGCGTCGTCGGTAAAGGTGTAACGACGATTCTCGCGCAGAAGTACGCGGAGAAAGTCAAAGATTACGGGTTCAACCCCAAAATCGTCGCCATCGCAGACTTAGACGGCGCAGTCATAAACCCCAGAGGTTTAAGCCCTGAAAAACTTGAAGCCATCAAACAAAAAGGGTACCCGATTTCTGCGGATAAAGAGTTCGGGCATCCAGGCATGAAAGCCCTTGACGTAATCGAGAACGTAGAAGCAGAAGTTGTCGTGGAAGTCACCCCCGTTAACATCCAAACCGCAGAACCCGCCATATCACACATCACCAAAGCCTTCAAAACGGGCAAACACGTCGTCACAACCAACAAAGGCCCACTCGCACTAGCCATGCCTGCACTCACCGAACTCGCGGAATACAACAACGTTTACCTCCGATTTAGCGGCACAGTCGGCGGCGGCACCCCCATGCTGGAATTCGCCAAACGATGCCTCGCAGGCGACCACATCAAAGCCATACGCGGCATCTTCAACGGCACCACCAACTACATCTTAAGTGAGATGTCACAGAACCGCGTTACCTTCCAAGACGCCCTCTCAAACGCGCAGAAACTGGGCTACGCTGAGCGGGAACCCTCCATGGACATCGACGGATTCGACACCGCATGCAAAGTAGTTATCTTGTCGAACTGGATTATGGGCAAAAAAATCACCCTAAAAGACGTTGACCGAACAGGCATCCGCGACGTCACATTAGATATGCTGGATGAAGCCTCAAAACGGGGCAACACCATAAAACTCATCGGGTCAGTTGACGGCGACAAACCCACCGTTAAACCCACTGAAATCGCTAAAACTCACCCGCTTTGCGTCAGCGGAGTCCTCAATGCCGTAACTTTCTCAACCGAGTACGCGGGTGAACAAACCCTAGTTGGTAGAGGTGCAGGGGGAATTGAGACGGCAGGTGCAGTTTTAAGGGACCTTCTAGACATAAGACATAAGTTGGCAAATCGAATGCTAAATAGTAACTCGGAGCAATAG
- the argH gene encoding argininosuccinate lyase has product MEDEDTSKMLHGGRLGDVRSDVAKFCSSRKDDARLADAVLAINKAHVAMLMEQKIIQWQDGAKILSALQKQTPQKLDPNAEDVHMAVEEAVLAETGPEVGGNLHIAKSRNDQVTTAIRIALRSELLTIMQQIVDMQQELLESAAKHTETIILEYTHLQAAQPVTYAHYLLSQADLLGRDLQRLLDAYGRVNLCPLGAGALATTSFPINRKKTAALLGFTDVLENSIDAVGNRDFIVETQAALALLAVNLSRFAEDLIVWSSAEFGTVELPDEFTSTSSIMPQKKNPEVLEVIRARASYALGDFVAAASALKGLPTTYNLDFQEVTPKLWASTDNLKASLGIFTALIPNIKVSGNVEAKAASGFVAATEVANMLVSKYGVAFRTSHKIVGALVKALIDEKKTLNDATAQLLQKVALDVAGVKLDVKDADIVSCTNLRKLIETYKVQGGPSPAEVKRALKTRNKMLAENKKVVAKLKDHLAGAETTLNKTVEAYSSAKTKESVKLKN; this is encoded by the coding sequence ATGGAGGACGAAGATACGTCTAAAATGTTGCATGGCGGAAGACTCGGCGATGTCCGCTCAGACGTAGCCAAGTTCTGCTCGTCCCGCAAGGACGACGCACGCTTAGCTGACGCTGTCTTAGCCATCAACAAGGCACACGTCGCCATGCTTATGGAACAAAAAATCATCCAATGGCAAGACGGCGCAAAAATCCTCTCCGCCCTCCAAAAACAAACTCCTCAAAAACTCGACCCCAACGCCGAAGACGTCCACATGGCCGTCGAAGAAGCCGTGCTGGCTGAGACGGGCCCAGAAGTGGGCGGCAACCTCCACATCGCCAAAAGCCGAAACGACCAAGTCACCACCGCCATACGCATTGCCCTCCGCAGTGAACTGCTCACCATAATGCAGCAAATCGTTGACATGCAGCAAGAGCTTCTCGAATCAGCCGCCAAACACACGGAGACAATTATCCTCGAATACACACACCTTCAAGCCGCGCAGCCCGTCACATACGCCCACTACCTGCTTTCCCAAGCCGACCTACTGGGCCGCGACCTGCAAAGACTGCTGGACGCTTATGGGCGGGTAAACTTGTGTCCCTTAGGCGCAGGTGCATTGGCGACGACGAGTTTTCCGATTAACCGCAAAAAAACCGCAGCACTCTTAGGCTTCACCGATGTGCTGGAGAACTCTATTGACGCAGTCGGTAACCGAGATTTCATAGTTGAAACCCAAGCGGCGTTGGCGTTGCTTGCGGTCAACTTGAGCCGCTTCGCCGAAGACCTAATCGTCTGGAGTTCCGCAGAGTTCGGCACCGTCGAGTTACCCGACGAATTCACCTCGACTAGCAGCATTATGCCACAGAAGAAAAACCCCGAAGTCCTCGAAGTCATCCGCGCTCGGGCAAGCTACGCGTTGGGCGATTTCGTAGCTGCAGCTTCTGCCTTGAAAGGGTTACCGACTACATACAACTTGGATTTCCAAGAGGTCACCCCGAAGCTGTGGGCTTCAACTGATAACCTAAAAGCATCTTTGGGCATCTTTACAGCGCTTATTCCCAACATCAAAGTCTCAGGCAACGTCGAAGCAAAAGCAGCTTCGGGTTTTGTGGCGGCAACCGAAGTCGCCAACATGCTCGTAAGCAAATACGGTGTGGCTTTTCGCACGTCCCACAAAATCGTCGGCGCCCTCGTCAAGGCGTTAATCGACGAAAAGAAGACGCTAAACGACGCCACGGCTCAGTTGCTGCAGAAGGTGGCTTTGGATGTGGCAGGCGTCAAGTTAGATGTAAAAGACGCAGATATTGTTTCATGCACAAATTTACGCAAACTAATCGAAACATATAAAGTACAAGGCGGTCCATCACCCGCAGAAGTCAAACGCGCACTTAAAACACGAAACAAAATGCTCGCAGAGAACAAAAAAGTCGTCGCTAAACTCAAAGACCACCTTGCAGGCGCCGAAACCACACTCAACAAAACCGTCGAGGCATACTCTTCTGCAAAAACAAAAGAAAGCGTAAAGCTTAAAAATTGA
- a CDS encoding argininosuccinate synthase, with amino-acid sequence MTTEKYVLAYSGGLDTSVLIKYLQEKLNAQVITVTVDVGQGEDLKAAEEKAKKLGVLKHYSIDAKEEFCTDYIFPAIKANALYEGKYPISTSLSRPLIAKKMVEVAEKEGATGLAHGCTGRGNDQVRFDITLASLAADKQIIAPVREWGLTREEEIAYAKTKGIPVSESAKKYSIDASVWGRAIECGLLEDANNEPPEDAYEWTASAEKAPNTPEVITIGFEAGVPVSVNGKKMKPLALIQTVNEIAGKHGVGRIDHIEDRIVGLKSREVYECPAALVILEAHKDLEKMVMTRHQVLFKQQIDAEWVFLAYAGLWVDPLKDDLDAYINHSQENVTGEVKLKLFKGSLQVVGRSSPNSLYDKNLANYNIKTSFNQSYSKGFIELWGLQTRMYNSLKKASKKPKAKKP; translated from the coding sequence ATAACAACCGAAAAATATGTGTTAGCTTACAGCGGCGGATTAGACACATCCGTCTTAATCAAGTACCTCCAAGAAAAACTAAACGCACAAGTCATCACAGTCACAGTGGATGTAGGTCAAGGCGAAGACCTCAAAGCGGCCGAAGAGAAAGCCAAAAAACTCGGCGTCCTAAAACACTACTCAATCGACGCCAAAGAAGAATTCTGCACAGACTACATTTTCCCAGCAATCAAAGCCAACGCACTCTACGAAGGCAAATACCCCATCAGCACCAGCCTCTCTCGGCCACTGATCGCCAAAAAGATGGTGGAGGTCGCGGAGAAGGAAGGCGCAACAGGCTTAGCTCACGGCTGCACAGGACGCGGAAACGACCAAGTTCGCTTCGACATAACCCTCGCATCCCTCGCAGCTGACAAACAAATCATCGCCCCCGTCCGCGAATGGGGCTTAACACGGGAAGAAGAAATCGCTTACGCCAAAACCAAAGGCATCCCCGTCAGCGAAAGCGCCAAAAAGTACAGCATCGACGCCAGCGTTTGGGGCCGCGCCATCGAATGCGGCTTGCTTGAGGACGCAAACAATGAGCCGCCAGAGGACGCGTATGAGTGGACAGCTTCGGCAGAGAAAGCGCCTAACACGCCCGAAGTCATCACCATCGGGTTCGAGGCAGGTGTCCCCGTTTCGGTAAACGGCAAAAAAATGAAGCCCCTCGCGCTCATCCAAACCGTTAACGAAATCGCTGGCAAACACGGCGTCGGCAGAATAGACCACATCGAAGACCGCATCGTCGGCTTAAAATCACGCGAAGTCTACGAATGCCCCGCTGCACTGGTAATTCTTGAAGCGCACAAAGACCTCGAAAAAATGGTCATGACACGCCACCAAGTGCTCTTCAAACAGCAAATCGACGCTGAATGGGTTTTTCTGGCTTACGCGGGCTTGTGGGTTGACCCACTCAAAGACGACTTAGACGCCTACATCAACCATTCACAGGAAAACGTCACAGGCGAAGTCAAACTAAAACTCTTCAAAGGCAGCCTCCAAGTCGTCGGACGCAGCTCACCCAACAGCCTCTACGACAAAAACCTAGCCAACTACAACATAAAAACAAGCTTTAACCAATCCTACAGCAAAGGCTTCATCGAGCTCTGGGGCTTGCAGACGCGGATGTACAATTCGTTAAAGAAAGCCAGCAAGAAGCCCAAGGCAAAAAAACCCTAA
- the carB gene encoding carbamoyl-phosphate synthase (glutamine-hydrolyzing) large subunit, with protein sequence MPKFDWIKKVMVLGSGAIKIGEAAEFDYSGSQCIKALQEEGIETVLINPNIATIQTDPRLSGKVYLLPVTPEYVEKVIEKERPDGILLGFGGQTALNCGLELEKKGLLQKYNVKVLGTPVQAIEDTGDRERFRQAMQKAGVPYLKSKAATSVKQALEIAEEIGYPVMIRVAYTLGGKGAGVARNQKELKEIATIGIAQSRISQILVEEYVGHWKEVEYEVMRDYADNCLTVCNMENFDPMGIHTGDSIVVAPSQTMTNREYHQIRSISINAIRALGIVGECNIQWALHPKSEECRVIEVNSRMSRSSALASKVTGYPLAYIATKLTLGYTLPELINKVTEVTTACFEPALDYITVKIPRWDLQKFKNADRHVGPQMRSVGEVMAIGRCFEEALQKAVRMLDTGKIGLVCNPEDAEPESEERLRDEMAHPTDERLYKIAKALKIGIPIMEIYRLSGVDPFFLYKIQNIVNMEEQLCKLNLAESNAVDVIREAKRLGFSDEQIAVCQKTDEKSIRAFRKTNGIIPVVKQIDTLAAEWPAKTNYLYMTYGGDEDDIEFSKTQSKVIVLGAGVFRIGSSVEFDWCGVNTVWALKKNGIKEAIMVNYNPETVSTDYDISDKLYFEELTTERILDIYDKENPMGIITSVGGQIPNNLSMPLSDAGAKILGTSAQDVDLAEDRSKFSALLDQLGISQPSWSKLQSIEEAKRFATKIGYPVLVRPSYVLSGSAMRVAYNEVALENFLNLAAKVSRDHPVVISKFITRAKEVEVDGVSDGENVFIGAIMEHVENAGVHSGDATMTIPPQALKPEVQKDIETATISIVKALKIHGPYNIQYLVKDDVVNVIECNLRASRSMPFVSKCRGINLIELATLAMLGKKIGHVKLSPMKVAPHVGVKVPQFSFMRLSGADPVLGVEMLSTGEVACLGENFSDAFFKALQAAEFTIPPKGGSVLVSVGGDEERKKRVVPIAKALLDMGFRIYATANTAKVLNANEVTATVLHKVKDPDVTPNILDYLQERKIDLVINVPMANRRSNMSDIITDGYTIRRQAVEFNVPVITNLQLAEALVEVLKHKDKNGNTIRSLNEYMDELPWKRW encoded by the coding sequence ATGCCCAAGTTTGACTGGATTAAAAAAGTCATGGTGCTAGGCAGCGGCGCCATCAAAATCGGTGAAGCAGCCGAATTCGACTACAGCGGCAGCCAATGCATAAAAGCGCTCCAAGAAGAAGGCATCGAAACCGTCCTCATCAACCCAAACATAGCCACCATCCAAACCGACCCCCGCCTCTCAGGGAAAGTTTACCTTCTCCCAGTCACCCCCGAATACGTCGAAAAAGTCATAGAGAAAGAACGCCCCGACGGCATCCTGCTTGGCTTCGGTGGACAAACCGCACTCAACTGCGGCTTAGAACTCGAAAAGAAAGGTTTACTCCAGAAGTATAACGTTAAAGTTTTAGGTACACCTGTGCAAGCTATCGAAGACACAGGCGACCGAGAACGCTTCCGCCAAGCTATGCAGAAAGCAGGCGTCCCATACCTAAAGAGCAAAGCCGCAACCAGCGTTAAACAAGCGTTGGAGATTGCGGAGGAAATCGGTTACCCAGTTATGATTCGTGTCGCTTACACGTTAGGCGGCAAAGGCGCAGGAGTAGCGCGCAACCAAAAAGAACTAAAAGAAATCGCAACCATCGGCATTGCCCAGAGTCGCATCAGCCAAATCCTCGTCGAAGAATACGTGGGGCACTGGAAAGAAGTCGAATACGAAGTCATGCGTGACTACGCAGACAACTGCCTAACCGTATGCAACATGGAAAACTTTGACCCCATGGGCATCCACACAGGCGACTCCATAGTTGTTGCACCCTCGCAGACCATGACCAACAGAGAATACCACCAAATCCGCAGCATATCCATCAACGCCATCCGCGCTTTGGGCATCGTAGGCGAATGCAACATACAGTGGGCGCTTCACCCCAAATCCGAGGAATGCCGCGTCATCGAAGTCAACTCAAGAATGTCACGCAGCTCTGCGTTGGCAAGCAAAGTCACAGGTTACCCACTTGCCTACATCGCAACCAAACTAACCTTGGGCTACACCCTGCCCGAACTCATCAACAAAGTCACCGAAGTCACAACCGCCTGCTTCGAACCAGCACTGGACTACATCACAGTCAAAATCCCACGCTGGGACCTGCAGAAATTCAAAAACGCCGACCGCCACGTCGGACCACAAATGCGCAGCGTCGGCGAAGTCATGGCGATTGGTCGCTGCTTCGAAGAGGCACTACAGAAAGCGGTACGCATGCTCGACACGGGCAAGATCGGTTTAGTCTGCAACCCCGAAGATGCAGAACCAGAATCTGAAGAGCGCCTGCGAGACGAAATGGCGCACCCCACAGACGAGCGCCTCTACAAGATCGCTAAAGCCCTCAAAATCGGCATCCCCATAATGGAAATCTACCGCTTAAGCGGCGTAGACCCCTTCTTCCTCTACAAAATCCAAAACATCGTAAACATGGAAGAGCAACTTTGCAAGCTCAATTTGGCAGAAAGCAACGCTGTAGACGTTATCCGGGAAGCCAAACGGCTCGGCTTTTCAGACGAGCAGATAGCGGTGTGCCAAAAAACAGATGAAAAATCCATACGCGCCTTCCGCAAAACCAACGGCATCATTCCCGTCGTGAAACAAATTGACACGTTAGCGGCGGAGTGGCCAGCAAAAACCAACTACCTCTACATGACCTATGGCGGCGACGAAGACGACATCGAATTCAGCAAAACACAAAGCAAAGTCATCGTGTTGGGTGCAGGTGTTTTCCGTATCGGCAGTAGCGTCGAGTTCGACTGGTGCGGCGTCAACACGGTTTGGGCGCTCAAAAAGAACGGCATAAAAGAAGCCATCATGGTTAACTACAACCCCGAAACCGTTAGCACAGACTACGACATAAGCGACAAACTATACTTCGAGGAATTAACAACTGAACGCATCCTTGACATCTACGACAAAGAAAACCCAATGGGCATAATCACAAGCGTCGGCGGACAAATCCCAAACAACCTCTCCATGCCGCTCTCAGACGCAGGCGCAAAAATATTGGGCACCTCCGCACAAGACGTGGACCTAGCAGAGGACCGCTCCAAATTCAGCGCACTACTCGACCAATTGGGAATATCTCAACCAAGCTGGAGCAAACTCCAATCCATCGAGGAAGCGAAACGGTTTGCAACCAAAATCGGTTACCCCGTTCTGGTAAGACCCAGCTACGTGCTCTCGGGTTCAGCCATGCGCGTCGCATACAACGAAGTAGCGCTTGAAAACTTCCTCAACTTGGCCGCAAAAGTCTCCCGCGACCACCCCGTCGTAATCAGCAAATTCATCACCCGCGCCAAAGAAGTCGAAGTAGACGGCGTCTCAGACGGCGAAAACGTCTTCATAGGCGCAATCATGGAACACGTCGAAAACGCAGGCGTACACAGCGGCGACGCAACCATGACTATCCCGCCACAGGCACTCAAGCCCGAAGTGCAAAAAGACATCGAAACCGCCACCATCAGCATCGTGAAAGCCCTAAAAATCCACGGACCCTACAACATCCAGTATCTCGTCAAAGACGACGTTGTCAACGTCATCGAATGCAACCTCCGCGCATCCCGCTCCATGCCTTTCGTCAGCAAATGCCGCGGCATAAACCTCATCGAACTCGCAACGCTGGCTATGCTGGGCAAAAAAATCGGCCATGTCAAGCTCTCCCCTATGAAAGTCGCGCCTCACGTCGGCGTAAAAGTGCCCCAATTCAGCTTCATGCGGCTCAGCGGCGCAGACCCCGTTTTGGGCGTAGAAATGCTAAGCACAGGCGAAGTGGCGTGTTTAGGTGAAAACTTTTCAGATGCATTCTTCAAAGCGTTGCAAGCGGCGGAGTTTACGATTCCACCGAAAGGCGGCTCAGTCCTAGTTAGCGTCGGCGGAGACGAAGAACGCAAAAAACGTGTGGTTCCCATAGCTAAAGCCTTGTTGGATATGGGCTTTAGAATCTACGCAACCGCCAACACCGCTAAAGTGCTTAACGCCAACGAAGTAACAGCCACAGTACTGCATAAAGTCAAAGACCCCGACGTAACCCCCAACATCCTCGATTACCTTCAAGAACGCAAAATAGACCTCGTCATAAACGTACCCATGGCTAACCGCCGCAGCAACATGAGCGACATCATAACCGACGGCTACACCATCCGACGCCAAGCAGTAGAATTCAACGTCCCCGTCATCACCAACCTGCAACTAGCCGAGGCACTCGTTGAAGTGCTGAAGCATAAAGACAAAAACGGCAACACCATACGCAGCCTCAACGAATACATGGACGAGTTACCCTGGAAAAGATGGTAG
- the thrC gene encoding threonine synthase: MVHQECINCKATYSVDEVVYFCKKCKDILEIKFDKNELAQNLAASDWKTKPLSVWRYRPLMPIHESTKLVTLGEGGTGLHQSPHLGNELGMKHLYVKNEGENPTGSFKDRGMTVGVTKAVELGARHVICASTGNTSASLAAYAARAGIRCTVLIPSGKIAYGKLSQAMIHGAKVLQVRGNFDEALEFVLKLAEKHKSIYLLNSINPFRIEGQKSLGYEICEQLNYEAPDRIIIPVGNAGNISAVWKGLKEFHQLGLIKKLPKMTGIQAAGSAPIAQAIKTDSDKIVPVEHPETIATAIRIGAPVSWKKAVNAIRESGGTAETVTDEEILDAQKILARIEGIFVEPASASSIAGLKKLIKQGTVAKDEKVVCITTGHGLKDPDTAIKQCEKPVEVDAEISAIEEALGLKNQPIIAR; this comes from the coding sequence TTGGTTCATCAGGAATGCATAAACTGCAAAGCAACCTACAGCGTAGATGAAGTTGTCTACTTCTGCAAAAAATGCAAAGACATCCTCGAAATAAAATTCGACAAAAACGAATTAGCCCAGAACTTAGCGGCAAGCGACTGGAAAACCAAACCGCTCAGCGTCTGGCGCTACCGCCCCTTAATGCCCATCCACGAATCCACCAAACTCGTCACCCTCGGCGAAGGCGGCACAGGCCTCCACCAATCTCCGCACCTCGGCAACGAATTAGGCATGAAACATCTCTACGTTAAAAACGAGGGGGAAAACCCCACAGGCAGCTTCAAAGACAGAGGCATGACCGTCGGAGTAACCAAAGCCGTCGAACTCGGCGCACGCCACGTCATCTGCGCCTCCACAGGCAACACCTCCGCCAGTTTGGCAGCGTACGCCGCCAGAGCAGGCATCCGATGCACCGTACTCATTCCCTCAGGCAAAATCGCGTATGGCAAACTCAGCCAAGCCATGATTCACGGAGCCAAAGTGCTTCAAGTCAGAGGAAACTTTGATGAAGCCTTAGAGTTCGTTTTGAAGTTAGCGGAGAAGCACAAGAGCATCTACCTGTTGAATTCGATTAATCCCTTCCGCATTGAAGGCCAAAAGTCGTTGGGCTACGAAATCTGCGAGCAACTCAACTACGAAGCCCCAGACCGCATCATCATCCCAGTGGGCAACGCAGGCAACATAAGCGCCGTCTGGAAAGGCCTCAAAGAATTCCACCAACTCGGACTCATAAAGAAGCTGCCCAAAATGACAGGTATCCAAGCCGCAGGTTCAGCCCCCATCGCGCAGGCAATCAAAACAGACAGCGACAAAATCGTCCCAGTCGAGCACCCCGAAACCATCGCCACAGCCATCCGCATCGGTGCACCCGTCAGCTGGAAAAAAGCCGTCAACGCCATCCGCGAATCAGGAGGCACCGCAGAAACCGTCACCGACGAAGAAATCCTCGATGCACAAAAAATCCTCGCCAGAATAGAGGGCATCTTTGTGGAACCCGCATCTGCCTCATCCATCGCAGGCTTAAAGAAACTCATCAAGCAGGGCACGGTGGCAAAGGACGAAAAGGTTGTCTGCATAACCACGGGGCACGGCTTAAAAGATCCCGATACAGCCATAAAGCAGTGTGAGAAGCCAGTGGAAGTGGACGCGGAAATCTCCGCTATAGAGGAAGCGTTAGGCTTAAAGAACCAACCCATAATTGCACGGTGA
- a CDS encoding ACT domain-containing protein, whose product MTVAQNVRNHLKNKPYLLEALEKGIVNLSELSRQLQKELKTDDTSAIKAALRRYSEELQKHRQKREEKVLALLRRSGIAIYDRKSVIITSKELTLNTGMKVDLLDKFVYLLDRSDLPERISALVKHENCTMIVVHSPEELEATPGVVAFLATLLAEQNVNIVEFISCWTETIMVVDKKDSLKAYEVLSNLVG is encoded by the coding sequence ATGACAGTCGCTCAAAACGTCCGCAACCACCTCAAAAACAAACCCTACCTACTCGAAGCCCTCGAAAAAGGCATCGTAAACCTAAGCGAACTCAGCCGTCAACTCCAAAAAGAACTCAAAACTGACGACACCAGCGCCATAAAAGCCGCCCTGCGCCGCTACAGCGAAGAACTCCAAAAACACCGCCAGAAACGCGAAGAAAAAGTCCTCGCCCTCCTCAGACGCAGCGGCATAGCAATCTACGACCGCAAATCTGTCATCATAACCTCCAAAGAACTCACCCTCAACACAGGCATGAAGGTGGATTTGCTAGACAAATTCGTCTACTTGCTGGATCGCAGTGATTTGCCTGAACGTATAAGCGCTTTGGTGAAGCATGAAAACTGCACCATGATAGTGGTTCACTCGCCTGAAGAGTTGGAAGCTACGCCGGGAGTTGTCGCTTTTCTGGCTACGTTGCTGGCGGAGCAGAACGTGAACATCGTCGAGTTCATTTCTTGCTGGACCGAAACCATCATGGTAGTTGACAAAAAAGACAGCCTCAAAGCCTACGAAGTTCTGTCGAATTTGGTGGGGTAA
- the carA gene encoding glutamine-hydrolyzing carbamoyl-phosphate synthase small subunit, which translates to MAPQDSTSKKCKKAVLLLEDGTSFIGKGFGATAKVSGEVVFSTQMVGYPEALTDPSYKGQILTFTYPMVGNYGVPDKVLDCGLPLYFESDHIQPQGLIIHELCHEPFHWASTRTLDKWLADEGVPGIYGVDTRRLTKKLRTHGVMLGILQVFEEGNEPDMDALLKNGKSIADPNETDLAKEVSVKKPITYNVEGKRTAVLIDCGVKYSIIRNLLKRGINVVRVPYDTSAKQILSYHPDGVFISNGPGDPKKCVKTIEAVRELSEKTPMMGICLGAQILALALGGDTYKLKFGHRAQNQPALDLNSNRCYITTQNHGYAINMKSLKNTVLEPWFVNPNDKTTEGIHHKTKPVFAVQWHPEASPGPYDTELLFDKFAKSLEAP; encoded by the coding sequence TTGGCTCCACAAGATAGCACGTCCAAAAAATGTAAAAAAGCGGTTCTGCTTCTCGAAGACGGAACGTCATTTATCGGTAAAGGTTTTGGTGCAACAGCAAAAGTTTCTGGCGAAGTGGTTTTTTCAACCCAGATGGTTGGCTACCCAGAAGCATTGACTGACCCGTCGTATAAGGGGCAGATTTTAACTTTCACTTACCCAATGGTCGGCAACTATGGTGTACCAGACAAAGTCCTGGACTGCGGTTTGCCGCTCTACTTCGAATCCGACCACATTCAACCTCAAGGCTTAATCATCCACGAACTCTGCCATGAACCGTTCCACTGGGCATCCACGCGGACGCTGGACAAGTGGCTGGCAGACGAAGGCGTCCCAGGCATCTACGGCGTAGACACCCGACGCTTAACCAAAAAACTCCGCACACACGGAGTCATGCTGGGCATACTGCAGGTGTTTGAGGAAGGCAACGAACCCGACATGGATGCACTGCTAAAGAACGGCAAAAGCATCGCGGACCCAAACGAAACCGACTTAGCCAAAGAAGTCTCAGTCAAAAAACCAATTACCTACAACGTCGAAGGCAAACGAACCGCCGTACTAATCGACTGCGGCGTGAAGTACAGCATCATCCGCAACCTCCTCAAACGCGGCATAAACGTCGTCCGTGTCCCCTACGACACATCAGCCAAACAAATATTGAGCTACCACCCTGACGGCGTCTTTATCAGTAACGGTCCAGGTGACCCTAAGAAATGTGTCAAAACCATCGAGGCCGTGCGGGAGTTAAGCGAGAAAACTCCGATGATGGGCATCTGCCTGGGCGCACAAATCCTCGCGCTTGCATTGGGAGGCGACACTTACAAACTCAAATTTGGCCACCGCGCCCAAAACCAGCCTGCACTGGACCTAAACAGCAACCGATGCTACATCACCACGCAGAATCACGGGTACGCCATAAACATGAAATCACTCAAAAACACCGTCTTAGAACCTTGGTTTGTTAACCCCAACGACAAAACCACCGAGGGCATTCACCATAAAACTAAACCCGTTTTCGCTGTGCAGTGGCACCCCGAAGCATCTCCGGGACCGTATGATACGGAGCTTTTGTTTGATAAATTTGCAAAAAGCTTGGAGGCTCCATAG